The genomic stretch CAAGAACACTATTTGCGATTGGCGGACAGTCATTTTGGTTTTGGAAATATATTGTCCGGCGGCAGCAAGGAAGGCTGGATTTTCTATGATGCCAAGGCTGTGAGCCAGGATGTCATTTATTTGGAATTACCCGGTGGCAGAATTGAATTTGGGTGGGACTGAGCCGGTTTTACAAAAACGAGATTTTTAGAATATTAAAACAAAAGTCGTGAGCTAATCCTGCGATCGTCTCACGACTTTTTATCTAATGTTGATGAAGCTTATTTTGCCAGAAGATCCTTCAGGTGCTTCACATACGCTGCCGCACCACCATCACGATAGCCAGTGCGCGCGATTTCCTTCCCATTGGCATCAATCAGCAATATGGTTGGGAAACCTTGAACCCCAAACTGATTCATAAGCCTTTGGTTTTGAGCCACTTCCTCGGCGGGAAGCTTTTTGCCGCGGGGAAAATCCAGGGTCAACAGAACCAGATTCTCACGGGCATAGGCTTTGAAAGCGTCTTGGGTGAATATCTCATCGCGGATGCGGTAGCACCAGACACACCAGTCTGAACCGGTGAAGTTTGCCAGGATGGGGCGTTTTAACTCTTTGGCATATTCGAGGGCGGCTTTGTAATCCGTGATCCAGGAACCATGCTCATAAACGGGTTCTTCGGCTTGAGGCTTTTCAGCGATCTCATCTTTTTTTTCGATATTCAGGGTTGGCGAGCTGTCGGAATTATCTGCGGGTTTGGCTTCCTTGGCGGTGCATCCCACCACAGAAAAAGCCAACAGCAAGATTAGTAGCAGAGTTGGTTTCATGTAGTTACCTCTTGATCGTTGATGTAAATTTTGGAAATAATGTTTGCAGAACGGGACAACATGGCGTGGGCGCCGCAGTAACGTTCAATTGACATAGTTACCGCTTTGACCACTTTATCCTGCGGAATATTTTCTCCCCAAAAACGAAAATCCATGCGAATAGTGTGGTAAGTTATTGGATGGTCGGAAGTTGAATCAGCTTCCACGTCCACCCTAAACTTATAATCCTGCACGCGCATTTTTTCCAATAGAGAAACTGTGTCCATTCCGGAACAGCCACTCAAAGCGAGCAACAACAGAGGTTTTGGCCTGGGGCCTTTATCTTGTCCGCCCCATTTGGAGTCGGTATCAAGAATGATGTGATGTCCGTTTACGACACCATCAAAGGACATGCCGCCTGTCCATTCAAGCGTGGTCTTTGAGCTCATTCGTTAGATTCCCACCACTGTTTTTTGCAGCACTTTCTCATATTTTTCCACATAGCTTTTCAGGGATTTATAAACAGCTTCGATTTCATTTTCAGGGATCTGGGAAATGATCTTCTTTTGATGGTCAACAACAGTTTGGCGGCTGTTTTCAGCCAGCTTTTTACCTTTATCGGTGATGATGGCAAACCAGCAGCGGCGGTCTTTTTCAGAGGGTTTGCGCATCACGAGTTTTTTGCTGACCAGATTGTCCATAATCCTGGTGATACGGCTGTGGGAAACGTTGAGAACTTTTGCAAGCTCGTTCATGTTGATGGGTTCTTTTACCACGTAGAGGTGGTTGAGTAACTGGCATTCCATTTTGCCAGCCTGCAGACACGCCTTCTGGGCATAGTCAATCTCGCTCAGAACTACCTGAAGCCTGGTGATGAGACCATGGAAATGATCGGCGTTTACTTTCATGACTTTCTCCTTCTATTGTTGTATTTGCAGCAGGCGGTTGATTTTGCTTTTGTCGAAGCCCACCACTGCGTTGTTATTTATCCAAAGCTGGGGGACGCCCAATTGTCCGGTTTTGCGCTGCATATCGCGCAGGGCTTGATCATCTTTTGACACATCTATATATTTATATTTAAAGCCTTTATCAGAAAGATAGGTTTTGACTTTTTTACACCAAGAGCAAGTTGGTGTTCCAAAAACAATTATCTTTGTTCTCATAAATCCTTTTACCTCTGAATACATTAATAATGATTCTGTTAGATTATGCAAGGAAAATTTTCCATCCCGCGACGGTTTTTCGCCATCATTTTTTCGGGGAACATCCTTCAAAGCCGCATAGAAAAAAGTTCTTGCCATATTTTGGGCTGTCGAATATTTGCAACACTAAGAGGAAAAAAACATGGCAAAAGCATTTTTTTGCACCGATTGTGGTTTTGAATCCAGCAAGTGGAGCGGTAAATGTCCCTCCTGCGGGAGTTGGTCCACGATGAAAGAAAGCGCGCGCGTGACCGGAAAACCGAGCAAAGGTGGAACGCCGGATCACCGCGCTCCCAAACCAGAACGGTTGCGTGACCTGAAACTTAGTGATACAACCCGCATGGCAACAGGAATCAGGGAGTTTGATCTGGTGATTGGCGGCGGGATTGTGAATGGAATGCTTGTTTTGATTGGAGGCGAGCCTGGCATTGGGAAATCCACCCTGATGATGCAACTTTCGGAGTGGATGGGCAGCAAGGGCAAAAAAGTCCTTTATGTTTCAGGTGAGGAAAGCGATGAGCAAATTCATTTGCGCAGCGTGAGACTGAATGTGCAAAGTGAAAATGTTTGGCTGCTTTGCACGAACGACGCGGAGGCGATGCTCGCGGCGATGGAGGAAAGCAGTCCGGATATTATGATTGTGGATTCCATTCAATCGGTAAGCTTGCCGAGCGTGGATTCACTGCCTGGCAGTATCACGCAATTGCGGGAAACCAGCAACCGAATTCTGCGCAGTGCCAAAATGTTGAAAATACCTGTGTTTATGGTTGGACACGTGACCAAGGAAGGCTTTGTGGCAGGTCCCAAAATCATTGAGCATATGGTGGACACGGTACTGTATTTTGAAGGTGAATTGCGGGGACAATATAAAGTCCTGCGTGCGGTCAAAAACAGGTTTGGCTCCACCAACGAGATTGGTATTTTTGAGATGACGAATGCCGGTTTGATGCAGGTTTCAGAACCAAATCATGTTTTTCTTTCCGATACCGGTGAGCATAATGGAAGTTCGATTGGCTGTTTGATGGAGGGTTCCAGATCGTTTTTGGTGGAAGTGCAAGCGCTTGCCACTTCTTCAAATTATGGAACTCCGCAACGTGTGGTGGTTGGTTTGGAACAAAAGAAACTGGCGATTTTGCTGGCAATCCTGGAGAAAAACTTGGCTCTGTATCTGCGTTCCAGCGATGTGTTTATAAATCTCGCGGGGGGGATTAGGTCCACCGATCCGGGTTTGGATCTGGCAATTTTGGCCGCCATTATTTCCAGCCTGAAAGACAAGCCTTTGCCAGATAAATCCGTTTTTATCGGTGAAGTTGGTTTGAACGGTGAGGTGCGCCCCGTGACACAGCTTGAGGCTCGTGTGAATGAAGCAGCCAGGCTGGGCTATGAAAAAATATTCGTTTCCGCGCACGCGAAGCTGCGCCACAAGGGCAAGGCAATTCGCATCCGGGACGTGCGTGAGCTTTATAACAGTTTGGACAAGTGATAGTTGTGAGCTTTGGATGGATTCTGATTATATAGAGAAAACTATGGTTATGAAGTGGCTTGACAAAATTACCCATGGCGGAAAGCTAAACCCATGAAATCGAAACATGTATTGGTGGCAATAGTCACCGCTCTTTGCGTGGCAGGGCTATATCAATTGACCCTGGCCAACAGGCAGAAGTATCCCGATTATCCATATTCGGCTGGGCAGGTGGCAGAATATGATATTTTGGCACCGTTTGATTTTCCCATTCTGAAAACAGAAGATCAGGTTCAGAAGGAATATGAACTCAAGCTTGCTCAGGCTGGCAAGCCCTATATGCTGAGCGAAGATGCCGAATTTGACGCATACATTGACCTGAACCGGTTGTTTGACCTGATTTATGAAGCCTCTGGCAGCCAAGACCCTGAAACAGCGGTCCTCAGGGCAAGACAACAGGGTTTCCAATTGGAAAATTCTGAACAATTATTGGGTATGGATCTCAAACGGGTGGCCGCTGCTCATGCCGCCATCAAAAGAAATCTGGAAAACCTGTATCAGGCTGGGATATACGAAAATGTTGAAGGTGACAGCGTTTTGGTGAATTCTGAGAAGGGGATTCAAAAGCGCAGTTTGAGCCGTTTTTTTGAGAGGGAAGAAGCCAAGCGTTTGGCTCTGCTGAGGTTGGATTCCATCCAAGCAACCTTGGTGGACGCAAACTCCACAAAACTAATTGTTCCAAACCTTGTGGTTGACACCCAGAAATATGCCCAGATGCAGGATAGCCTGAAAGCAAGCATTGATCCTGTTGAGGGAACTTTGCGCGAAGGCGAGGCAATCGTGCGTCGAGGGCAGAAATTGGGTGATGATGACATCAATAAACTTGCCTCACTTTCCCAGGAATATCGGGTTCGCGGAGAACACCGCTCCGCGTTTTTGCAGTTGCTTGGTTTCATCAGTCTTTTGGCATACAGCTTTGCAGTGGTTTTCGCGTTTAATCTGCATTTGATGCAACTTCCACTGCGGGAAGGAGATGGAAACCTGGGAGTGTTGTTTTTGAATGCGGGTCTTTTGATTCAAGCGCTGTTTTCCCTGATTACAAGCCAACTGTTTGGACAGAATATCAGTTTGATTCCCTTTGGTTTGGTGGTGCTATCTTCCGCTATTTTGATGGGATATGAATATGGCTTTTTGTTTTCGGCTTTCAGCGTTTTGGTGGTGGCGCCATTTGTGAATTGGGACGCTGGAGGCTTGGCAATGCTTTTGGCATCGTCTTTGTTGACTCTGGCTTTGATTCGTCGATATGAAGCGCGGCATGCTTTTTTCCGCATCTGGATTTTTCAATTTCTTTCATTGAATATCATAAACGTTGCGGTGCGGCTGCTTTTTTTCACCGGGGAAAACCTAACCGAAACTTTGATGAACCTCTTTAAAAATGCTGGTTTTTCGATGGTTTCCACGTCGTTTGTTGTTTTGGGAATTCTGGGCATTGTCAGCTTTTTTGAGCGCAGATGGAACCGCGCCACCAAGCAGCTTCTGCTGGAGCTTCAGGATTTTAATACACCTCTGTTGAAACGATTGGCAACAAGCGCGGTGGGTACATATCATCACAGTCTGATCGTGGGAAATCTGGCCGAACAAGCCGCCGAGGCTATTGGCGCAAACCCGCTTCTGGCCAGGGTTGGCAGTTATTATCATGATATTGGAAAAACGGTGAATCCGGATATATTTACCGAAAACAACGATGAAAGCTCAGATTTTTATGAGAAACTTAGCCCGGAAGAAAGCGCCGATGTCATTCGCGACCACGTTCGAGAGGGTGTGGCTCTGGCAGAAAAACATGGACTGCCCCAGGCAGTTACAGATTTTATTTTGCAG from Candidatus Cloacimonadota bacterium encodes the following:
- a CDS encoding thioredoxin family protein; its protein translation is MKPTLLLILLLAFSVVGCTAKEAKPADNSDSSPTLNIEKKDEIAEKPQAEEPVYEHGSWITDYKAALEYAKELKRPILANFTGSDWCVWCYRIRDEIFTQDAFKAYARENLVLLTLDFPRGKKLPAEEVAQNQRLMNQFGVQGFPTILLIDANGKEIARTGYRDGGAAAYVKHLKDLLAK
- a CDS encoding MarR family transcriptional regulator, with product MKVNADHFHGLITRLQVVLSEIDYAQKACLQAGKMECQLLNHLYVVKEPINMNELAKVLNVSHSRITRIMDNLVSKKLVMRKPSEKDRRCWFAIITDKGKKLAENSRQTVVDHQKKIISQIPENEIEAVYKSLKSYVEKYEKVLQKTVVGI
- the radA gene encoding DNA repair protein RadA; this encodes MAKAFFCTDCGFESSKWSGKCPSCGSWSTMKESARVTGKPSKGGTPDHRAPKPERLRDLKLSDTTRMATGIREFDLVIGGGIVNGMLVLIGGEPGIGKSTLMMQLSEWMGSKGKKVLYVSGEESDEQIHLRSVRLNVQSENVWLLCTNDAEAMLAAMEESSPDIMIVDSIQSVSLPSVDSLPGSITQLRETSNRILRSAKMLKIPVFMVGHVTKEGFVAGPKIIEHMVDTVLYFEGELRGQYKVLRAVKNRFGSTNEIGIFEMTNAGLMQVSEPNHVFLSDTGEHNGSSIGCLMEGSRSFLVEVQALATSSNYGTPQRVVVGLEQKKLAILLAILEKNLALYLRSSDVFINLAGGIRSTDPGLDLAILAAIISSLKDKPLPDKSVFIGEVGLNGEVRPVTQLEARVNEAARLGYEKIFVSAHAKLRHKGKAIRIRDVRELYNSLDK
- a CDS encoding HDIG domain-containing protein, encoding MKSKHVLVAIVTALCVAGLYQLTLANRQKYPDYPYSAGQVAEYDILAPFDFPILKTEDQVQKEYELKLAQAGKPYMLSEDAEFDAYIDLNRLFDLIYEASGSQDPETAVLRARQQGFQLENSEQLLGMDLKRVAAAHAAIKRNLENLYQAGIYENVEGDSVLVNSEKGIQKRSLSRFFEREEAKRLALLRLDSIQATLVDANSTKLIVPNLVVDTQKYAQMQDSLKASIDPVEGTLREGEAIVRRGQKLGDDDINKLASLSQEYRVRGEHRSAFLQLLGFISLLAYSFAVVFAFNLHLMQLPLREGDGNLGVLFLNAGLLIQALFSLITSQLFGQNISLIPFGLVVLSSAILMGYEYGFLFSAFSVLVVAPFVNWDAGGLAMLLASSLLTLALIRRYEARHAFFRIWIFQFLSLNIINVAVRLLFFTGENLTETLMNLFKNAGFSMVSTSFVVLGILGIVSFFERRWNRATKQLLLELQDFNTPLLKRLATSAVGTYHHSLIVGNLAEQAAEAIGANPLLARVGSYYHDIGKTVNPDIFTENNDESSDFYEKLSPEESADVIRDHVREGVALAEKHGLPQAVTDFILQHHGTSYIRYFLDEAQRSGEEVNLEDFRYPGPLPQTKETALVMLADVVESISKSKKEASDDEIAELFDNTVLRLIREGQFDEAPITIKDLALAKKAMLPILESVFRKRLEYPEEKISE
- a CDS encoding glutaredoxin family protein, with the translated sequence MRTKIIVFGTPTCSWCKKVKTYLSDKGFKYKYIDVSKDDQALRDMQRKTGQLGVPQLWINNNAVVGFDKSKINRLLQIQQ
- a CDS encoding OsmC family protein; its protein translation is MSSKTTLEWTGGMSFDGVVNGHHIILDTDSKWGGQDKGPRPKPLLLLALSGCSGMDTVSLLEKMRVQDYKFRVDVEADSTSDHPITYHTIRMDFRFWGENIPQDKVVKAVTMSIERYCGAHAMLSRSANIISKIYINDQEVTT